The Vibrio sp. B1FLJ16 DNA segment GATCAGTCATACGCTATGGCAGTCAAACCAGATGAAGAAAATAATGAAAACGAAGCAACGGCAATAGCTAGTTATCAAAGCGACAACGTACTGGTAAAAGTTGAAGAGTTCGATGGCTCTCATCTTACCTTCTCGGTCACTAATGTTGCTGCAGAAGGTGCGGTGGAACCCGAGTTCAATACCTTTAAAGCCTATCGTAGTGACAGTGGGAGCCTGACGTACCGAACCGAATCTCTGCTCAGCATTCAAGATGCGAGTGGTAATAGCCTGCCGACCATAGGAATCGCAGAGCTGTCTTCTCAGGAAGAAGAGAGTTTAACTATCTCCCCGGGAGAAACCCGCAAGTTCATTACCCAGCTCGAATCTGAAGTGGACCCACATTCTCAGTTAAGTATCGAGTTTCCGGCACGGGCGCTAAATACTGCTGAGTCATTTTCTTTATCATTCGCAGACTCAAGCGCACTCGCTACTGCTGGAGTAAATTAGTTCGAACAACCGGTACTGAACCTACGTCATCCATAGTCAAAGCAGGCCTGATAAGCCTGCTTTAACTATTTGTCCAAGAGAAAACCTAAACAGTGAGCCGGCAATTAGCAATCTCTTTATTTCTGCGATAAAAAGACTCTAATCACCATAAGTAACAGAGAGACAGAATTTGGCCTCAAAGAATAAGCTCGTCCGTTATACTGCGACTGAAGTATCTGATGTTTTTGAAAAAGAAGACGAACTCCTTGCCCAGGTTCAGTCCAATCATCTTTCACAAGTTCTTCTGCTTTGGCAAGTTAAAAGCCCGACTCTGGTGCTGCCTGCGGGCAAGAAGTGGTCTGCGTCGGAAGATCTCAAGAACGCTCTGCACTACTCAGGCTGGAAGTTATTCTCGCGCAAAACTGGTGGTGCACCCGTGCCTCAAGTACCTGGAATCATTAACCTCTCCCATATTTATACCTGGCCAGATACCGTGCCGTATGACATTAAAAAAGCGTACCTCGATTTATGTGCAATCTTAACCGTCTTTTTTGAACAACTCGGTGTGAAGGTCGATGTACACGCAACGCCCAATTCATACTGCGATGGTGACTACAACTTAAATATCGGGGGACAAAAAATCGTCGGTACCGCGCAGCGCGTGTTATTAAAAAAAAGGAGGCGGAAAAGTTGTTTTATCTCAGGCTTGTATTCTGATTGATGCTGATGTCGACAAAATCGTAGAACCAGTGCACCTGTGTAACCAACTTTGTGGCCACAGCGACGATATACGCGGTGATGTCCACACTCCATTATTCGATCACATTAGTGAAAGACCGGCTATTGACTCACTATTTCAGCAACTAAGCAGTGCCTTTCTGAAACACGCTAAACCTGCATAAAAATAGCGATATGGATAACTACCCCGGCAAGTACATTAATACACAGAAAATCAATGTGCTTCGGAAGCAATTCGTCACTGGTTACATCAGACAAAGTCGCTTACGATAGCAAATATCCAAAAAAGTTTGTGAACCTCTCATGCGCAGTAAAAATAACAAAAACCTCAGCATTCTGCTTAAGCTAAACAGCTTTGTTGCTCCTTATAAGTGGCGCGTTACCGCAGCCCTGGTCGCACTAATAGCAACCGCGAGCCTGACTCTGTCAGTGGGCTACGGGGTGCGCATACTCATTGATCAAGGGTTTGCTCAACAGTCACTGGAAGAGCTGACCAGCGCGATTCAGTTTATTGTCGGTATCACGCTGTGTATTGCGATTGGTACTTTCTTTCGCTTTTATCTTGTCTCTTCTGTAGGTGAGCGCGTCAGCGCCGATATTCGTCTTGCAGTGTTTAACCACGTCATTTCGCTGCATCCCAGTTACTTTGAAACCAACAGTAGCGGCGATATTATGTCGCGACTTACCACCGACACGACCTTGCTGCAGAGCATTATTGGCTCTTCATTTTCTATGGCAATGCGCAGCGCCTTAATGTGTATTGGTGCCATCATTATGTTGTTTGCCACCAACTTTAAGCTCACGCTGATTGTGCTTGCGTCAGTACCATTCGTTTTAGTACCTATTTTGTTTTATGGACGTCGGGTACGTGCCCTGTCTCGTCAAAGCCAGGACTCAATGGCAGATATGGGAAGCTATGCCGGTGAAGCAATAGAACATATTAAAACGGTACAAAGCTTTAGTTCCGAGCAGTATGAAAAATCCGCCTTTGCCGTAGAGGTAGAAAAAGCCTACGAGGTTGGAAGACAACGAGTTAAGCAGCGTGCAATTCTAATCTCTGGCGTGATTGTGATCGTATTCAGCGCAATTGCCGGCATGCTCTGGGTTGGCGGCAGTGACGTCATCCACGGTAAAATGTCGGCTGGTGATCTGGCTGCGTTTGTGTTTTACGCCATCATGGTCGCCTCTTCCACAGCTACCATTTCAGAAGTGCTGGGCGAGCTGCAAAGAGCCGCAGGTGCAACCGAAAGACTGATCGAGATCCTGCAAGTGGAAAGTGAGATTAGTGCGCCAGACCATCAATTAACGATAAGCGCAGAGATGCCCGCCGAAATCAGATTTCAATCCGTCAACTTCAACTATCCTTCGCGTCCCGGCCAGCCTGCTATTAAAGACCTGAACTTAACTGCAGAACAAGGCAAAGTACTGGCGCTGGTCGGCCCGTCAGGTGCTGGTAAAACGACACTTTTCGAACTGTTACAACGTTTTTACGATCCGCAGCAAGGCCAGGTTTTGTTTGGAGGTGTTGATATCCGCCAGTTCGCCCCGAACAATCTTCGCCGCCAGATGGCACTAGTGCCGCAGCAGCCCGCGTTGTTCAGCCACGACGTATTCCACAATATTCGCTACGGTAACCCGGAAGCAACGGACGAGCAAGTGATCGAAGCAGCGAAAAAAGCACACGCTCATGAGTTTATTGAGAAACTGCCTGAAGGCTATCACAGCTTTTTAGGCGAACGTGGCGTGAGATTATCCGGCG contains these protein-coding regions:
- a CDS encoding ABC transporter ATP-binding protein/permease, which produces MRSKNNKNLSILLKLNSFVAPYKWRVTAALVALIATASLTLSVGYGVRILIDQGFAQQSLEELTSAIQFIVGITLCIAIGTFFRFYLVSSVGERVSADIRLAVFNHVISLHPSYFETNSSGDIMSRLTTDTTLLQSIIGSSFSMAMRSALMCIGAIIMLFATNFKLTLIVLASVPFVLVPILFYGRRVRALSRQSQDSMADMGSYAGEAIEHIKTVQSFSSEQYEKSAFAVEVEKAYEVGRQRVKQRAILISGVIVIVFSAIAGMLWVGGSDVIHGKMSAGDLAAFVFYAIMVASSTATISEVLGELQRAAGATERLIEILQVESEISAPDHQLTISAEMPAEIRFQSVNFNYPSRPGQPAIKDLNLTAEQGKVLALVGPSGAGKTTLFELLQRFYDPQQGQVLFGGVDIRQFAPNNLRRQMALVPQQPALFSHDVFHNIRYGNPEATDEQVIEAAKKAHAHEFIEKLPEGYHSFLGERGVRLSGGQKQRIAIARAILKDPKILLLDEATSALDSESEHHVQQALEGLMKGRTTLIIAHRLSTIQHADKIAVLDGGALVDIGNHQSLMQSCELYQRLVNLQFKHLE